The sequence below is a genomic window from Halomonas halophila.
GCAGCGAGGTGACCACGGCGCAGGAGAGGCTGAGCCCGCCCGCCACCAGCTGGGTGACCAGCAGCAGCGGCAGGGTGCCGACCCGGCGCGCCAGGCGCGCCCAGCCGGGCAGTGCCACCAGTACCACCAGGCAGCTCATCGCCAGGTAGGCGCCGACGTGGGACGGGTCCGTCACGCCGAAGCGCGCGGCGAAGAACTGCGGGTAGAAGGGCAGCAGCATGGCATCGCTGATCACCGCCACCGCGGTCACCGCCACCAGCCAGGGCGTCGGGGTCATGCCGGCTCCGTGCGCTCGGGTTCGAAGACCGCCTCGTCGGGCGCGCCGAAGCGCTGATAGGCGATGCGTCGCTCCACCGGGTAGATCTCTTTCCCGGTCATGGCGCGGATCAGGCAGGCGTTGCGATAGGGGCCCATGCCCAGGTCCGGCGCCGCCAGGCTGTGGGTGTGCAGCTCGGCGTTCTGCACGAACAGCTGGCCCTTGCCGTCGTCGATGTCGTAGAAGCGGCCCACCGCGAAGCGCCCGGCCTCGTCGAAGGCGATGCGCGAGGCGATCGGTGCCAGGAAGTCCGGCATGTGGTAGCGGTAGCCGGTGGCCATGACCAGCGCCTGGGTGCGATGGCGATAGTGGCGCTGCTGCTCGGTGTGCCACAGGGTCAGGTCGTACTCGCCGCGCTCGGCATCGAAACGGCAGGTCTCGAGGCGGGCGTTGGTGAACAGTTCCGAGCGCACCTCGCCGATCAGCTCCTTGGCGTAGCGCAGGTCGTAGATGTCGTTGATCAGGTCCTCGTTGATGCCCTTGTAGAGGCCCTTCTGCTCCTGCGTCAGCACGTTGCGCGTCTCTTCCGGCAGGCCGTGGAAGTAGTCGATGTAGTCCGGCGAGGTCATCTCCAGGGTCAGCTTGGTGTATTCCAGCGGGAAGAAGCGCGGCGAGCGGGTGATCCAGTCGAGCCGGTAGCCGAAGCGGTCGATGTCGGCGAGCAGGTCGCGGTAGATCTCGGCCGCGCTCTGGCCGCTGCCGACCACGGTGATCGCCTGCTGGCGCTGCAGCTCGGCCTTGTGCGCGAGGTACTCGCCGGAGTGCACCGGGCGCGGTTCGACGTCGCGGCAGCCCTCGGGCAGCCAGGGCGTGGTGCCGGTTCCGAGCACCAGGTGGCGGGCCAGGTACTCGCGGGCCTCGCCGCTCCCGGTGTCGCGGCAGCTCACACGGTAGAGGCCGCTGGCGTCCTCGAACTCCACCCGCTCCACCTCGGTGGAGAAGCGCACGCTGTCGAGCTGTGCCACCGCCCACTGGCAGTAGCGGTTGTACTCGTTGCGCAGCAGGAAGAAGCTCTCGCGGATGTAGAAGTTGTACAGCCGGCCCTGCTGCTTCAGGTAGTTGAGCACGCTGAAGCGGCTGGTGGGGTCGGCCATGGTCACCAGGTCGGCGAGGAAGGGCGTCTGCAGGGTGGCGTCCTCCAGCAGCATGCCGGGGTGCCAGTCGAAGCCGTCGCGGCGTTCGAGGAACAGGCCGTCGAGCTCCTCGATGGGATCGGTCAGGCAGGCCAGCCCCAGGTTGAAGGGCCCGAGGCCGATGG
It includes:
- a CDS encoding lysine N(6)-hydroxylase/L-ornithine N(5)-oxygenase family protein, encoding MTQHVHDFIAIGLGPFNLGLACLTDPIEELDGLFLERRDGFDWHPGMLLEDATLQTPFLADLVTMADPTSRFSVLNYLKQQGRLYNFYIRESFFLLRNEYNRYCQWAVAQLDSVRFSTEVERVEFEDASGLYRVSCRDTGSGEAREYLARHLVLGTGTTPWLPEGCRDVEPRPVHSGEYLAHKAELQRQQAITVVGSGQSAAEIYRDLLADIDRFGYRLDWITRSPRFFPLEYTKLTLEMTSPDYIDYFHGLPEETRNVLTQEQKGLYKGINEDLINDIYDLRYAKELIGEVRSELFTNARLETCRFDAERGEYDLTLWHTEQQRHYRHRTQALVMATGYRYHMPDFLAPIASRIAFDEAGRFAVGRFYDIDDGKGQLFVQNAELHTHSLAAPDLGMGPYRNACLIRAMTGKEIYPVERRIAYQRFGAPDEAVFEPERTEPA